The window GCAATTTCAGGTGGCAGGAACCTGATGGTGAAAGTAACTTTCGCCCGGCAATACGCACGCCTGATGTTTGATAGAAAACTGCATGACCGGCTGTTACATGAAGTCTTAAAGGCCGATCCCAACTTACCAAACTATACTCTTATTAACACTTTGGCCCGGCAAGAGGCGCAGAAACTTCTCGATAGTGCCGACAATTATTTTTGATGGCGTGGTAAAAATTGCAATTAATGCGTTGCAAAGGTTTTTCGAACACTCGGCATAACACATGTCTAACCTTGACCCTGAAAAACCATTACACCTTGCATAGAAAGCTTTTTACTGAAGCATCCGCATTATATTTTACCAGATCGCCATTTTCACTTTTATCGTATTATTTCAGATTAGCTCTGACTTGCACGACAAGACACTAAATTTTAATTTGGGGACATTTCCGTGCAAATCGGTGGTAAAAGTATACCGGCAGCATGAATTTTATATGATTTGTTTTTTTCAGAATTCTCCGGTTTAACCGGGTCAGGATAAATATATGTGCGGTTTGTTACGAATCGTCTTGGTTGTACTGTTTTTTATGCTTTCAAGTCAGGCAAATGCTGTGGTGCTCAAAATTGCCACATTGTCCCCTGATGGATCCGACTGGATGATTGCCATGCGCCAGGGTGCAGAGGAAATAGCTAAAAATACAGAAAATCGGGTGCGTTTTAAATTCTATCCCGGTGGTGTCATGGGCGATGACAAAGCAGTTCTGCGCAAGATTCGCATTGGGCAGTTGCACGGAGGCATCCTAACATCAGGAAGCTTATCAAAATTTTATCCCGATATTCAGGTTTATAACCTGCCCCTGGTATTAAAATCATTTGGTGAAGTCGATTATGTTCGAAAACACATGGACAGGCTCATTATAGACGGACTGGGAAAAGGCGGTTTTGTGACATTCGGACTGGCTGAAGGAGGATTTGCTTATTTGATGTCGACCACACCGGTGAAAAACACCGATGACTTGCGTAAAAATAAAGTCTGGATACCGGAAAATGATGCTTTAGGCCTGGCTACCTTTAAAATAATGGGTTCCACGCCGATCCCCCTGCCCCTGGCAGAAGTTCGTACCGCCCTGCAAACCGGATTAATCAATACGGTCACCGCTTCAGCGATTGGGGCAATTGCACTCCAATGGTATACCCAGGTCAATTATATGACAGATACTCCGCTGATGTATCTATGCGGATTACTTGCAATAGATAAAAAAGCATTTAAAAAAATTCCCCTGTCTGATCAACAGGTAGTGCGCCATGTGATGTCACGAATATACAGACAGTTCGACCGGGAAAATCGGCAACGTAATTTAGAAGCCATAGAGGCTTTGCGCAAACAGGGCATTAAATCTGTGATGCCGGACAACAAAACCCTAGAAGAATGGAAAGACCTGGCTCAAAAAATAGTCCAGAATTTAATTGACTCAGGCGGAATATCACAGGAAATATTCAATATTCTGCAACGTAATTTAACAGCTTACCGATCAAAACAGCATAAAGCGGATGAGTAACAAGCCCGACCATTCATATTTCACCAAAGTCCAGGTGTTTTTATACCGGGTGGAAAACGGTATTTTGGTGGTGTTGCTGCTCTCAATGCTTTTAATGGCGGTTTTGCAGATCTTAATGAGAAACCTATTTGAATCCGGAATTGTCTGGGGTGATATTCTGGTTCGTGTCCTGGTACTGTGGGTGGGCCTCGTCGGTGCCATGGTGGCAAGCAGACATGGCAATCATATCAATATTAATATACTTTCCCGGTATTTGCCTGAGCGAGCAGGAAGTATCGTTAAGAGCGCTTGTGAATTTTTTACTGCAGCAGTCTGTTCAGTTGCAGCTTTTTACACTCTACGATTTGTAAAAATAGAGTTCGCCGAAGGAGGTATGGCTTTTGCCCAGATGCCGATCTGGGTATGTGAAGCCATCATTCCTGTTGCTTTTATTGTTATTTCCCTTCGTTATTTGATTTTGTCTATAATAACTTTCTCAAAAATAATTAAATCCACATCGTGATACTGTATATTCTTTTATTTGCAATCATTTTAGCCACACTTTTTGGCACACCGTTGTTTGCGGTGATTTTAGCAGTGGCTCTAATCGGCTTTTACCATATAGGGGTTGATCTGTCGGTGATAACCATTGAAATTTATCGAATCGCCGATACTCCCCTTTTAATGGCACTTCCACTGTTTACCCTTGCCGGGTATATAATGGGAGAAAGCAAGACATCACAGCGGCTGGTACGCTTGACACATGTTTTTTTAGGCTGGATGCCGGGTGGACTTGCAATCGTGGCTCTTGTCACCTGCGCTTTATTTACCGCTTTTACCGGTGCATCAGGAGTAACCATCGTTGCCCTTGGCGCACTGTTATATCCTGCGCTAAAACAGAGCCAATATAATGAAAAATTCAGTCTTGGCCTGGTGACCACATCCGGCAGCCTCGGGCTGTTATTTCCACCATCTTTGCCGCTTATTCTTTATGGAATTATTGCCCAACAAATGAATACAGGACAGGATGTCACTATTTCCAGGCTGTTTCTCGCTGGTCTTCTTCCGGGTATTCTTATGGTTATTTTGTTGTCTTGCTGGAGTTTATGGGCAAGTCGGAACAACTTTGAGCCCAAATCCCCATTTTCCGGAAAAGAAGCGATTTCCGCATTGCTGGAAGCCGCCTGGGAAATTCCGCTGCCGCTCTTTGTATTGATTGGTGTTTACGGAGGTTTTCTGACTATATCGGAAGTCGCAGCAGTTACTGCAATTTATATCATAGTAATTGAGGTTTTTATTTACCGCGAGATAAAATTTTCCCGGCTTCCTTTTATAATAAGGGATTCGATGGTGGTATGCGGCGGAATTTTATTGATCATCGGGGTATCTTTGGCTTTTACCAATTATCTTATCGATGCCGAGGTTCCCATGCGGTTGTTTAAGCTCATTCAGAAACTGGTGGCAAACAAACTGACATTTTTAATCCTGCTTAACTTATTTTTATTGATTCTTGGTGCGATTCTGGACATCTTTTCAGCACTGGTCATTATGGTACCGCTTATACTTCCTGTAGCTGTAAACTATGGTATAGATCCGGTTCATTTGGGCATTATTTTTCTGGCCAATATGCAAATAGGTTATTTTACCCCTCCGGTGGGAATGAACCTGTTTATCGCCAGCTACCGTTTTAATAAACCCAT is drawn from Thermodesulfobacteriota bacterium and contains these coding sequences:
- the dctP gene encoding TRAP transporter substrate-binding protein DctP; the encoded protein is MCGLLRIVLVVLFFMLSSQANAVVLKIATLSPDGSDWMIAMRQGAEEIAKNTENRVRFKFYPGGVMGDDKAVLRKIRIGQLHGGILTSGSLSKFYPDIQVYNLPLVLKSFGEVDYVRKHMDRLIIDGLGKGGFVTFGLAEGGFAYLMSTTPVKNTDDLRKNKVWIPENDALGLATFKIMGSTPIPLPLAEVRTALQTGLINTVTASAIGAIALQWYTQVNYMTDTPLMYLCGLLAIDKKAFKKIPLSDQQVVRHVMSRIYRQFDRENRQRNLEAIEALRKQGIKSVMPDNKTLEEWKDLAQKIVQNLIDSGGISQEIFNILQRNLTAYRSKQHKADE
- a CDS encoding TRAP transporter small permease — translated: MSNKPDHSYFTKVQVFLYRVENGILVVLLLSMLLMAVLQILMRNLFESGIVWGDILVRVLVLWVGLVGAMVASRHGNHININILSRYLPERAGSIVKSACEFFTAAVCSVAAFYTLRFVKIEFAEGGMAFAQMPIWVCEAIIPVAFIVISLRYLILSIITFSKIIKSTS
- a CDS encoding TRAP transporter large permease subunit yields the protein MLYILLFAIILATLFGTPLFAVILAVALIGFYHIGVDLSVITIEIYRIADTPLLMALPLFTLAGYIMGESKTSQRLVRLTHVFLGWMPGGLAIVALVTCALFTAFTGASGVTIVALGALLYPALKQSQYNEKFSLGLVTTSGSLGLLFPPSLPLILYGIIAQQMNTGQDVTISRLFLAGLLPGILMVILLSCWSLWASRNNFEPKSPFSGKEAISALLEAAWEIPLPLFVLIGVYGGFLTISEVAAVTAIYIIVIEVFIYREIKFSRLPFIIRDSMVVCGGILLIIGVSLAFTNYLIDAEVPMRLFKLIQKLVANKLTFLILLNLFLLILGAILDIFSALVIMVPLILPVAVNYGIDPVHLGIIFLANMQIGYFTPPVGMNLFIASYRFNKPITELYNASIPFMIVLLIALLIITYWPSLSMVFL